A portion of the Limosilactobacillus reuteri genome contains these proteins:
- the pstC gene encoding phosphate ABC transporter permease subunit PstC — translation MEDLRQRLTQPSVESKQEASGKVISYLAITLIGGLVATILIFLTWKGIALFTGNHYSLWDFLSGIKWRPSDHVFGALPMIATSFSVTLLSGVIALPLALVVAIAITEILPSTAYKFLQPTIELLVGIPSVVYGYVGLTVIVPFLRRFFGGTGFGILAATCVLFLMILPTMTSMTIDSFRAVPKQYRNASAGLGATRWQTILRVIIPSAKSGILTAMVFGMARAFGEALAVQMVIGNTTVMPTGLMHSAATLTSVLTTGIGNTVMGTISNNALWSLALILLVMSLAFNLLMRLVSRKGVK, via the coding sequence ATGGAAGACTTACGACAACGTTTGACACAGCCCTCGGTTGAAAGTAAGCAGGAAGCCTCAGGGAAAGTAATTAGTTATCTTGCAATTACTTTAATTGGGGGACTAGTGGCAACGATCTTAATCTTTTTAACTTGGAAAGGAATTGCCCTCTTTACTGGCAATCACTATTCATTGTGGGATTTTCTAAGTGGGATTAAATGGCGGCCAAGTGATCATGTATTCGGGGCCTTACCGATGATCGCCACTTCTTTTAGCGTTACTCTTTTGTCAGGAGTAATTGCTTTGCCGCTTGCCTTAGTAGTAGCTATTGCAATCACAGAGATTTTGCCATCAACCGCATATAAGTTTCTTCAACCGACCATTGAATTATTAGTCGGAATTCCATCCGTCGTATATGGCTATGTCGGTTTAACAGTAATCGTTCCCTTCTTACGTCGCTTTTTCGGCGGCACTGGCTTTGGGATTCTCGCTGCTACTTGTGTATTGTTTTTGATGATTTTACCAACAATGACCTCGATGACAATTGATAGTTTTAGGGCAGTTCCTAAACAATATCGCAATGCGTCTGCAGGGCTGGGGGCAACTCGCTGGCAGACGATTTTGCGGGTGATTATTCCGAGTGCTAAAAGCGGGATTTTAACTGCAATGGTATTCGGGATGGCCCGGGCATTTGGTGAGGCCTTAGCAGTCCAAATGGTAATTGGAAACACGACGGTAATGCCAACGGGATTGATGCATTCAGCGGCAACCTTGACTAGTGTTTTGACTACCGGAATTGGAAACACAGTCATGGGGACGATCTCAAACAATGCACTCTGGTCCTTAGCTTTAATTCTATTAGTAATGTCCTTGGCCTTCAATCTTTTAATGCGGCTCGTTAGCCGGAAAGGGGTAAAATAA
- the ureC gene encoding urease subunit alpha has protein sequence MSFDMDHEQFASFYGPTTGDSVRLGDTDLFAKIEKDLTVHGQESLFGGGKVLRDGMGVSATETRAENPMVADLIISDAIIIDWTGIYKADIGIRDGKILAIGKGGNPDVMDNVDFIVGASTEAISGEGMIVTAGGIDLHVHYITPSIAQAALDNGITTLFGGGTGPANGTRSATCNPGAWYTHRMLQAVDNAPINYGLMAKGSGDRPELIGEQIEAGCAAIKTHEDWGATAAGIENSIAAANKYDVQYAVHTDSLNEGGFVENTINAFDGNTVHTFHTEGAGGGHAPDIMVVCGQDNVLPSSTTPTNPYCKNTLDELFYMTMVCHNLNPKIPDDVAFAESRIRKQTEAAEDVLQDMGALSMMTSDAQAMGRVGEVAMRTWQLASKMKKVRGPLDGDSKYDDNNRIKRYVAKYTINPAICNGISDYVGSIEVGKYADLNIWDPKYFGTKPDMVIKNGMITYGIAGDPSSSLPTPEPVLERFLYGAEGRAVNHTCVTYVSQYAYDHGIKEQLGLNKTILPVHNTRSLTKANMKLNNYTPKTIEIDPQTYKVTIDGELITCDAAPTLPLTQRYYLY, from the coding sequence ATGAGTTTTGATATGGATCACGAGCAGTTTGCCTCATTTTATGGACCAACTACTGGCGATAGTGTACGACTAGGCGACACTGATCTGTTTGCCAAGATTGAAAAAGACCTAACAGTTCATGGTCAAGAAAGTCTTTTTGGTGGTGGAAAAGTCCTTCGTGACGGTATGGGTGTTAGTGCTACTGAAACCCGTGCTGAAAATCCAATGGTTGCTGATTTAATTATTTCTGATGCAATTATTATCGACTGGACCGGTATTTACAAAGCAGATATTGGTATTCGTGATGGTAAGATCTTAGCCATTGGTAAGGGTGGTAACCCTGATGTCATGGATAACGTTGATTTCATTGTCGGTGCAAGTACTGAAGCCATTTCTGGTGAAGGAATGATTGTTACCGCGGGTGGAATTGACTTACACGTTCACTACATTACACCATCAATTGCCCAAGCAGCTTTGGATAACGGTATTACGACTCTCTTTGGTGGTGGTACTGGTCCTGCCAATGGTACTCGTTCAGCTACTTGTAATCCAGGTGCTTGGTATACTCATCGGATGTTACAAGCCGTTGATAATGCACCTATTAACTATGGATTGATGGCTAAGGGTTCTGGTGATCGTCCAGAACTAATTGGCGAACAAATTGAAGCTGGTTGTGCTGCTATTAAGACCCACGAAGACTGGGGTGCAACTGCAGCCGGAATTGAAAACTCAATTGCTGCTGCTAACAAGTATGATGTTCAATACGCTGTCCACACTGACTCCTTGAACGAAGGTGGATTCGTTGAAAATACGATCAATGCGTTCGATGGTAACACTGTTCACACATTCCACACAGAAGGTGCCGGTGGTGGACATGCTCCTGACATTATGGTTGTCTGTGGTCAAGACAACGTTCTTCCATCATCAACTACGCCAACCAACCCATATTGTAAGAACACTCTTGATGAATTGTTCTACATGACAATGGTTTGTCACAACCTTAATCCAAAGATTCCTGATGACGTTGCCTTTGCTGAATCACGGATTCGGAAGCAAACTGAAGCTGCTGAAGACGTTCTTCAAGACATGGGTGCCCTTAGTATGATGACTTCTGATGCGCAAGCTATGGGACGTGTTGGTGAAGTTGCAATGCGGACTTGGCAGTTAGCAAGCAAGATGAAGAAGGTTCGTGGACCACTAGATGGCGATTCCAAGTACGATGATAACAACCGGATTAAGCGTTACGTTGCTAAATACACAATTAATCCAGCTATCTGTAATGGTATTTCCGATTATGTTGGTTCAATTGAAGTTGGTAAGTATGCTGACTTAAACATTTGGGATCCTAAGTACTTCGGAACTAAGCCAGATATGGTTATTAAGAACGGAATGATCACATACGGTATTGCCGGTGATCCAAGTTCAAGTCTTCCAACACCTGAACCAGTTCTTGAACGGTTCCTTTACGGTGCTGAAGGTCGAGCTGTTAACCACACATGTGTAACTTATGTATCTCAATATGCATATGACCATGGCATTAAAGAACAACTTGGTTTGAACAAGACGATCTTACCTGTTCACAATACGCGGAGTCTTACTAAGGCTAACATGAAGCTTAACAATTACACTCCAAAGACAATTGAAATTGATCCACAAACTTACAAAGTAACGATTGATGGTGAGTTGATCACTTGTGATGCTGCACCAACATTGCCATTAACTCAACGTTACTACCTATACTAA
- the ureG gene encoding urease accessory protein UreG gives MKRAVRIGVGGPVGSEKTQLIERLTRRIHNDYNIAVITNDIYTKWDAEYMAKNSVLDEDRIIGVETGGCPHTAIREDASMNMAAVEELEQRFNNDLDLIFIESGGDNLAATFSPELVDFSIYIIDVAEGEKIPRKAGQGMIKSDLFIINKTDLAKYVGADLDRMKKDSEKFRNDGNFLFTNLKKDIGFDGVVDWLKKDVLLEDLEDEK, from the coding sequence ATGAAACGTGCAGTACGAATTGGTGTTGGTGGTCCTGTTGGGTCAGAAAAAACGCAATTAATCGAACGGCTTACCCGGCGGATTCATAATGATTATAATATTGCGGTAATTACTAATGATATTTACACAAAATGGGATGCCGAATATATGGCTAAAAATTCAGTTCTTGATGAAGATCGGATCATTGGGGTTGAAACAGGTGGTTGTCCTCATACTGCCATTCGTGAAGATGCTTCAATGAATATGGCCGCTGTGGAAGAATTAGAGCAACGGTTTAATAATGACCTTGACCTAATCTTTATTGAAAGTGGTGGAGATAACTTAGCTGCAACTTTCAGTCCAGAATTAGTTGACTTCTCAATCTACATTATTGATGTCGCTGAAGGTGAAAAGATTCCACGGAAAGCTGGACAAGGAATGATCAAGTCAGATCTCTTCATTATTAACAAGACAGACTTGGCTAAATATGTCGGCGCTGATCTTGACCGAATGAAGAAAGATTCAGAAAAATTCCGGAATGATGGCAACTTCCTCTTTACTAACTTAAAGAAGGATATTGGTTTTGATGGTGTTGTTGATTGGCTGAAGAAAGATGTATTACTTGAGGACTTGGAAGATGAAAAGTAA
- a CDS encoding energy-coupling factor transporter transmembrane component T yields the protein MVQQTKPQINNQPKNKPIEKLPVWLMNSERHQVPLTKGRLVQDNLSKFAALVAFLTRITPVYSAKNSPWVRIVELIGLTILIVLSSQVMFLWLMLILMLVHLLILPGSVIITISKKLCKLLLVSLVVLLPSLLLQANNIGLFLARIALIMLNISIFLSITSWPQFIQGLKQLHLPNVIILTLDITMKYVYTLGVYIQELLSSIKLRTFGQHVNRRVLGVIIGQVYLSAKKRTSDLYQAMLLRGYNSNNVASWRLSWNKYDVISMGELLLAIVAYCLIRGVVA from the coding sequence ATGGTTCAACAAACAAAGCCCCAAATAAATAACCAACCTAAAAATAAACCAATAGAAAAGTTGCCAGTCTGGTTGATGAATTCAGAGCGGCATCAAGTTCCCCTAACAAAGGGGCGGTTAGTGCAAGATAACTTGAGCAAATTTGCCGCATTGGTTGCTTTTCTTACACGAATTACGCCGGTTTATTCTGCTAAGAATTCACCATGGGTTCGAATTGTTGAACTGATTGGTTTAACAATTTTGATCGTATTATCATCTCAAGTTATGTTTTTATGGTTAATGCTAATCCTGATGTTAGTTCACCTGCTTATTTTGCCTGGATCGGTAATAATTACAATTAGTAAAAAGCTTTGTAAATTATTGCTTGTTTCATTAGTTGTCCTTTTACCAAGTTTATTATTACAGGCAAATAATATTGGGTTATTTTTAGCGCGGATTGCACTAATCATGTTAAATATTTCCATATTCTTAAGTATTACTTCTTGGCCGCAATTCATTCAAGGATTGAAACAATTACATTTACCGAATGTCATCATTCTAACTCTTGATATTACAATGAAATATGTTTATACATTAGGTGTTTATATCCAGGAATTATTAAGCAGTATTAAATTACGGACATTTGGACAACACGTAAATCGGCGTGTTTTAGGCGTAATTATCGGCCAAGTATATCTATCAGCAAAGAAGCGAACCAGTGACCTTTACCAAGCAATGTTATTACGGGGATATAATAGTAATAATGTTGCGAGTTGGAGACTTAGTTGGAATAAATATGACGTTATTAGTATGGGAGAATTGTTACTAGCAATTGTTGCATACTGCTTAATACGAGGAGTGGTTGCATGA
- a CDS encoding phosphate ABC transporter substrate-binding protein gives MKKTIIGVVIVAIVCWLGGSWVLAKQQPSQEKITIVGSTALQPLAEAVANDYRTKHPQTSIIVQGGGSGTGLSQVQAGAVNIGSADIFADQQDGINANKLDDNIVAVSGIVPIVNEELGIKNLTMKQLQQIFTGQITNWQEVGGPDLPITVINRAHGSGTRVAFEQTVLKPGMQAVNAQEQDSNGTVKEIIRNTPGAISYIAFAYLNDQVQSVSLDGVAPTADNITTNKWPLWSYEHMYTQKQPSQSTANFIKYMQSEKVQKTLVTEAHYISIHDMKVEKTPTGKVTERK, from the coding sequence ATGAAAAAAACGATTATCGGGGTTGTTATCGTCGCAATAGTTTGTTGGTTAGGTGGGTCATGGGTACTCGCTAAGCAACAACCATCACAAGAAAAAATTACCATTGTCGGCTCAACAGCTCTTCAACCATTAGCTGAAGCAGTTGCAAATGATTACCGGACTAAGCATCCCCAAACCAGCATTATTGTGCAGGGTGGGGGTTCAGGAACCGGTCTTAGTCAGGTACAAGCAGGAGCAGTAAATATCGGATCTGCTGATATCTTTGCTGACCAGCAAGATGGAATTAATGCCAATAAATTAGATGATAATATTGTTGCTGTTTCGGGAATAGTACCAATTGTTAATGAAGAGCTTGGCATTAAGAATTTAACAATGAAACAGCTTCAACAAATTTTTACTGGTCAAATTACGAATTGGCAAGAAGTTGGCGGACCTGATTTGCCAATTACAGTTATTAATCGTGCTCATGGGAGCGGAACACGGGTTGCGTTTGAACAGACGGTATTGAAACCGGGGATGCAGGCAGTAAATGCTCAAGAACAAGATTCAAACGGGACAGTCAAAGAAATTATTAGAAATACACCAGGGGCAATCAGCTATATTGCATTTGCTTATCTTAATGACCAAGTTCAGTCAGTTAGCCTTGATGGAGTAGCGCCAACTGCTGATAACATTACGACTAATAAGTGGCCATTATGGTCATATGAGCACATGTATACGCAAAAACAGCCATCCCAATCAACTGCAAATTTCATTAAGTATATGCAAAGCGAGAAAGTTCAAAAGACGCTTGTAACAGAAGCTCACTATATTAGCATTCATGATATGAAAGTTGAAAAAACACCAACTGGGAAAGTAACTGAAAGGAAATAG
- the pstA gene encoding phosphate ABC transporter permease PstA — MRPEKVDRLATVIILTLTGLVGLVLFALLAYLLLSGIPHISWHFLTSSAESFRSGGGIRDQLFNSLYLVVLTLIVSIPLALCAAIYLSEYAPDNRWTNLLRLAIEVLSSLPSVVVGLFGYLVFVLQWGLDFSLLAGALALTILNLPILTRACEDALCQVPYLQRQAGLGLGMSKWRVTTKIVLPAALPGIITGAILSAGRIFGEAAALIYTAGQSSPAISYTDWNPFSPTSFLNPLRPAETLAVHIWKVNSEGLVPDARAVSNGSAAILILTILIFNLLARYIGYLIKRRLAK; from the coding sequence ATGCGTCCAGAAAAAGTAGATCGGTTGGCAACCGTGATTATTTTAACTTTAACCGGTTTAGTAGGGTTAGTTTTATTTGCCTTGTTAGCGTACCTATTACTATCAGGAATTCCCCATATTTCTTGGCATTTCTTAACGTCAAGCGCTGAATCATTTAGAAGTGGTGGGGGAATTCGTGATCAATTATTTAATTCTCTTTACCTGGTTGTTTTAACATTAATCGTTTCGATTCCTTTAGCATTGTGTGCTGCCATTTACTTAAGTGAGTATGCACCAGATAATCGGTGGACAAACTTATTACGCTTGGCGATTGAAGTTTTAAGTTCATTGCCATCAGTAGTAGTGGGATTATTTGGTTACTTAGTCTTTGTTTTGCAATGGGGGTTAGACTTCTCCTTACTTGCGGGGGCACTAGCATTAACAATTTTGAACTTGCCGATTTTAACGCGGGCATGTGAAGACGCCCTTTGCCAAGTTCCTTATCTTCAACGCCAGGCCGGATTGGGATTAGGAATGTCAAAGTGGCGAGTAACAACTAAAATTGTTTTACCGGCTGCTTTACCGGGAATTATTACTGGAGCGATCCTAAGTGCTGGCCGTATCTTTGGGGAAGCTGCTGCCTTAATCTACACGGCCGGGCAGAGTTCACCGGCAATTAGCTATACCGATTGGAACCCATTTAGTCCTACCAGTTTCTTAAATCCATTACGACCAGCCGAAACTTTAGCTGTCCATATCTGGAAAGTTAACAGTGAGGGATTGGTTCCAGATGCCCGTGCTGTTTCAAATGGTTCAGCAGCGATTTTGATTCTAACAATTTTAATCTTTAACCTATTAGCTAGATATATTGGTTATTTAATTAAGCGACGACTTGCAAAGTGA
- the cbiM gene encoding cobalt transporter CbiM — protein MHIPDNYLSPATCAVMFAVATPVVAVSAKKVKVQLKEHRELAPMLGIAASLSFLMMMFNVPVPGGTSAHAVGGTLLAILIGPYAARTAVTVALILQAFLFGDGGILALGANIFNMAIIMPFTGYWIYNFLRKHHHASLGAIIGSYCGINLAALMAGFELGIQPLIAHTASGAPLYNPYPLAVTIPAMAFAHLAVAGWIEAFFTYVVYAFVKKVAPAEIYKNGQQKTPKKGSLKYLVYVIIGLVVLSPIGLLASGTAFGEWDKTELLQRLKLEHISSSVPAGMNHDFNYTALFGDYTIPGTSLPIGYILSAITAILIFFLISKVLMAVYGSTNKAPNK, from the coding sequence GTGCATATTCCAGATAATTATTTGAGTCCAGCTACTTGTGCGGTAATGTTTGCAGTTGCTACGCCAGTGGTTGCGGTCTCAGCGAAAAAAGTAAAAGTGCAGTTAAAAGAACATCGTGAACTTGCGCCAATGCTGGGGATTGCAGCCTCATTATCATTTTTGATGATGATGTTTAATGTTCCAGTACCTGGTGGAACGAGTGCACACGCGGTTGGAGGTACGCTGCTTGCAATCTTAATTGGGCCATACGCGGCTAGGACTGCAGTTACAGTCGCACTAATCTTACAGGCGTTTCTCTTTGGTGACGGTGGAATTCTTGCCTTAGGTGCTAATATTTTTAATATGGCAATTATTATGCCGTTTACTGGTTATTGGATTTATAACTTTTTGCGTAAACACCACCATGCAAGCTTAGGAGCGATTATTGGTTCGTATTGTGGTATTAACCTTGCCGCTTTAATGGCAGGGTTTGAATTAGGAATTCAGCCATTAATTGCGCATACGGCGAGTGGTGCACCGCTATATAATCCGTATCCATTAGCCGTAACAATTCCAGCAATGGCGTTTGCCCATCTAGCAGTAGCAGGATGGATTGAGGCTTTCTTTACCTATGTTGTTTATGCTTTTGTCAAGAAAGTTGCGCCTGCTGAAATTTACAAGAATGGTCAGCAGAAAACGCCTAAAAAAGGCTCCCTTAAATATCTGGTATATGTCATTATTGGCTTAGTTGTCCTTTCACCAATTGGGTTGCTTGCTAGTGGAACGGCTTTTGGTGAATGGGATAAGACTGAGTTACTTCAACGCTTAAAATTAGAACATATTTCAAGTTCGGTACCTGCAGGGATGAATCATGACTTTAACTATACAGCATTGTTTGGTGACTATACGATTCCCGGAACGAGTTTGCCAATTGGCTACATTTTAAGCGCGATTACAGCAATATTAATTTTCTTCTTAATAAGTAAGGTGCTGATGGCAGTCTATGGTTCAACAAACAAAGCCCCAAATAAATAA
- a CDS encoding ABC transporter ATP-binding protein: MIKIANGAYTYGTQTGFHDVNINVNRGDAVCIMGPNGSGKSTLLKTIVGLFSLKNGKYTFNDQTIDKKFLKDSTKTGLFYQKFGFVFQNSDIQLFNTSVTDEIAFGPQHLGLPQHEIDQRVNDCLKLLKIERQRDRVPYHLSGGEQKLVAIASVLAMNPDIVILDEPFNGLSPEYRALITQIVNQLHHAGKTIIISSHHFNQIRSLVDRVYVFSEDHTITREITADQLEEMPRFIDYLDNL, translated from the coding sequence ATGATCAAAATAGCTAACGGAGCGTATACTTATGGAACGCAAACCGGTTTTCATGATGTAAATATCAATGTTAATCGTGGGGATGCGGTCTGTATCATGGGTCCAAACGGGTCTGGAAAGTCGACACTGTTAAAAACAATTGTTGGGCTATTTAGTTTGAAGAATGGCAAATATACATTTAATGACCAGACGATCGATAAGAAGTTCTTAAAAGATTCAACTAAAACTGGTCTATTTTATCAAAAGTTTGGCTTTGTCTTTCAAAATAGTGATATTCAATTATTTAATACCAGTGTAACTGATGAGATTGCATTTGGCCCCCAACATTTAGGACTTCCGCAGCATGAAATTGATCAACGAGTAAATGATTGTTTGAAACTTCTGAAAATTGAACGGCAACGTGATCGGGTTCCTTATCACCTTTCTGGTGGAGAACAAAAACTCGTGGCGATTGCGAGTGTTCTGGCAATGAATCCTGACATTGTAATTCTTGATGAACCCTTTAATGGTTTATCGCCAGAATATCGGGCATTGATAACTCAGATTGTTAACCAACTTCATCATGCGGGAAAAACAATTATTATTTCGAGCCACCATTTTAACCAGATTAGATCATTAGTAGACCGAGTTTATGTTTTTTCTGAAGATCATACTATTACCCGGGAAATAACTGCAGATCAATTGGAAGAAATGCCCCGCTTTATTGATTACTTAGATAATTTATAA
- a CDS encoding urease accessory protein UreF, producing the protein MENELTKKLNYLEVFQICDSTFPIGTFNHSFGMENYLRTNVIKKAPEFRIWLENYYRSQFRFGEGLLVKLCYEAIDKLIEYDDQITKSTLATETRNGTKLIAHQMIILIDKIYGDKVPHLKEYAKAIEDGKAYGNPAIVFSMFAHYKGVPLMDAFLMYGYSVASTLVLNAVRAIPLGQREGQVILNDLIKLLKPLYKRVMKLDASYIGANAPGLEMAQINHETQESRLFMS; encoded by the coding sequence ATGGAAAATGAATTAACAAAGAAACTCAACTATCTTGAAGTTTTTCAAATTTGTGATTCGACCTTCCCAATCGGTACATTTAATCACTCATTCGGAATGGAAAATTATCTGCGGACTAATGTGATTAAAAAAGCTCCTGAATTTCGAATTTGGCTTGAGAACTACTATCGTTCGCAATTTAGATTTGGTGAAGGCTTGCTCGTCAAGCTGTGTTATGAAGCAATTGATAAGCTTATTGAATATGATGACCAGATTACGAAATCGACTTTAGCAACTGAAACACGGAACGGGACAAAGCTAATCGCTCACCAAATGATTATTTTAATCGATAAAATTTACGGCGATAAGGTTCCGCACCTAAAAGAATATGCGAAAGCAATTGAAGATGGCAAAGCGTATGGAAACCCCGCAATCGTCTTCTCAATGTTTGCTCATTATAAAGGTGTTCCATTGATGGATGCGTTCTTAATGTATGGTTATAGTGTTGCTTCAACGCTGGTTTTGAATGCGGTTCGAGCAATTCCATTAGGGCAGCGTGAAGGACAAGTAATTTTAAACGACCTAATTAAGTTATTAAAGCCATTATATAAGCGGGTAATGAAATTAGATGCGTCCTACATTGGTGCTAATGCTCCGGGACTTGAGATGGCACAGATTAATCACGAAACACAAGAATCACGGTTGTTCATGTCTTAA
- a CDS encoding urease accessory protein UreD, protein MKSKDYDGMIDLEFTHTKGRNFAKRTFRKGNSWLSFCQPNKDNIPYYFLITTGGGYVEGEKYHHQITLDDNSHAIVTTQSPTYVYKCENHQMTTQEDDFHLGKNAILEFYQDETIPYKDAYYRQTTTIDMEKGAKLILTDGLSKGWSPDGAPFQYDEVGLQTKINYDGQLVYNDYLLVDPESDPMQEIGYFEGKLNFNSVVIIDENITQKTVEELRKYLEQFDVNIHYGIFLLEKDGMVLRLLSDSAFENHKLMWKFISYYREKILHFSELNLRKSEHLEREQA, encoded by the coding sequence ATGAAAAGTAAAGATTATGATGGCATGATCGACCTCGAATTTACCCATACGAAAGGGCGTAACTTTGCTAAGCGTACTTTCCGAAAAGGTAATTCATGGTTATCATTTTGCCAACCCAATAAAGATAACATTCCATATTACTTTCTCATAACAACAGGTGGCGGATACGTTGAGGGTGAAAAATATCATCACCAAATTACATTAGATGATAATAGTCACGCGATTGTAACTACCCAATCACCAACCTATGTTTATAAGTGTGAAAATCATCAAATGACAACTCAAGAGGATGATTTTCATCTCGGCAAGAATGCGATCTTAGAGTTTTATCAAGATGAAACAATTCCATATAAAGATGCATATTATCGTCAAACAACAACAATCGATATGGAAAAGGGTGCTAAGTTGATTTTAACTGATGGCCTTTCTAAAGGATGGTCACCAGATGGAGCACCTTTCCAATATGATGAAGTGGGTTTACAAACAAAAATTAACTATGATGGTCAGTTAGTTTATAACGATTATCTGTTGGTTGATCCAGAATCTGATCCAATGCAGGAAATTGGTTATTTTGAGGGTAAACTAAACTTCAATTCAGTTGTCATTATTGATGAAAATATTACGCAAAAGACGGTTGAAGAATTGCGGAAGTATTTGGAACAGTTTGACGTTAATATTCACTATGGTATTTTCCTGCTTGAAAAAGATGGGATGGTGCTGCGGTTATTGAGTGATAGTGCTTTTGAAAATCACAAATTAATGTGGAAGTTTATCAGTTACTATCGTGAAAAGATTCTTCACTTCTCTGAACTCAACTTGCGGAAGAGTGAACACCTTGAACGGGAACAAGCTTAG
- a CDS encoding urease accessory protein UreE, with protein sequence MVLTEVYRNVDDIPNIGSYHIETAMVKSDDLMKNILRVKTDHGNEYGIRLDNEDQILENGSAFKLGDKQLLVLSVIADEMIEITPRDIDEMGLVAHFLGNLHKPVQIKDGKISLLLDKVVIKMLDKHDINYELKKVQLDQPLEYLDLTK encoded by the coding sequence ATGGTTTTAACAGAAGTTTATCGTAACGTAGATGATATTCCTAATATTGGTAGTTATCACATTGAAACTGCAATGGTTAAAAGTGATGATTTAATGAAAAATATTCTCCGGGTAAAGACAGATCATGGCAATGAATATGGCATTCGTCTCGATAATGAAGATCAAATTTTAGAGAATGGTTCTGCCTTTAAGCTTGGCGATAAGCAATTGCTTGTCTTGAGCGTAATCGCTGATGAAATGATTGAGATAACGCCACGTGATATTGATGAAATGGGTCTTGTAGCTCACTTCCTTGGCAATTTACACAAGCCAGTCCAGATTAAGGATGGTAAAATCTCACTGCTCCTCGATAAAGTTGTTATTAAAATGCTTGATAAGCATGATATCAATTATGAATTAAAGAAGGTTCAACTAGACCAACCACTTGAGTACCTCGATTTGACAAAGTAA
- a CDS encoding winged helix-turn-helix transcriptional regulator, whose amino-acid sequence MTNKFLLMSQQDDLVQQLQAICKKEHWTYELVTTPTGLVVALEKNQISGIWWDMTEVSLDTTIATMTLIRSQVQGPITVFVSRLTERIQRKLYRAHVDDVIAFPLLPSVFRPLIQQRLWTYHYPQMHSLADDNTTKNDPVITTGSWEINQETYTVTKNDKTIALTPKEFQLLSYLVDHKGQVLNRDQLVNGVWGYDILDTSRIVDIHISHLRDKLEDDSQHPTHLLTVRGFGYKFV is encoded by the coding sequence ATGACCAATAAATTTTTGCTAATGAGCCAGCAAGACGATCTCGTCCAACAGTTACAAGCTATTTGTAAAAAAGAACACTGGACCTATGAGCTCGTGACTACTCCGACTGGCTTAGTAGTAGCCTTAGAAAAAAATCAAATTAGCGGAATTTGGTGGGATATGACGGAAGTAAGCTTAGACACCACGATTGCTACCATGACCCTCATTCGGTCGCAAGTTCAAGGACCAATTACCGTTTTTGTTTCTCGCCTTACGGAACGCATTCAGCGGAAATTATACCGGGCACATGTTGATGATGTGATTGCATTTCCTCTCCTTCCCAGTGTTTTCCGCCCCTTAATTCAGCAACGCTTGTGGACTTACCACTATCCACAGATGCATTCATTAGCTGATGATAATACAACCAAAAATGACCCAGTAATAACTACTGGATCATGGGAAATTAATCAAGAAACCTATACTGTTACTAAAAACGATAAAACAATTGCTTTAACACCCAAGGAATTTCAATTACTTTCTTACTTAGTTGATCATAAAGGACAGGTATTAAATCGGGATCAACTCGTTAATGGGGTCTGGGGGTATGATATTCTTGATACTTCACGGATCGTTGACATTCACATCAGTCACCTCCGAGATAAACTTGAAGATGACTCTCAACACCCTACTCATCTTCTCACAGTACGGGGATTTGGCTATAAATTTGTTTAA